A window from Candidatus Poseidoniia archaeon encodes these proteins:
- a CDS encoding RNA-binding protein, which produces MSRNIYVGNLPWSFKDEDLGQLFGEHGEVQSAKVIMDRMSGRSRGFGFVEMSTAEEASAAIEAINGSEADGRTLKVDAAQERAPRRDNY; this is translated from the coding sequence ATGAGCAGAAACATATACGTGGGCAACCTACCATGGTCGTTCAAGGACGAAGACCTCGGACAGCTGTTCGGGGAGCACGGCGAAGTGCAGTCAGCCAAGGTCATAATGGACCGGATGAGTGGCCGCTCCCGCGGCTTCGGTTTTGTCGAGATGTCGACCGCCGAAGAAGCGAGTGCAGCAATCGAGGCCATCAACGGCAGCGAAGCTGACGGACGCACCTTGAAGGTTGACGCCGCTCAGGAACGGGCACCCCGCCGCGACAACTACTGA
- a CDS encoding acyl-CoA dehydrogenase family protein, whose translation MDFAPTEEQQMIRDMVRDFAESVAAPTAAERDKAQQPPVAEFKEFAELGFVGMTIPEAYGGQKLDDVSEAIVVEELSRVDPSLGVMVAVHVGLCSLTIVLHGSEAQKEKYLPQLASGETLGAYSLSEAGSGTDAAAMSARATDDGDCYVLNGEKMWVTNGSCADVFVLFAKVVGHPDYGKKKHGGVTAFIIEKDFDGFAVGKKENKLGIRSSDTTTLLLDNCRVPKENVLGEVGKGFAIAMNALDNSRIGIAAQALGIAQGAYEAALKYALERETFGKPIAQHQTIGNYLAEMATRTEAARLLVYRAAWAKQQHYEQGAPRHTLEASMAKLTAGDTAMWVADHAVQVLGGYGYTTDFPVERFFRDAKITQIYEGTQEIQRVVIARALAR comes from the coding sequence ATGGACTTCGCACCGACCGAGGAGCAGCAGATGATTCGCGACATGGTGCGCGACTTCGCCGAAAGCGTCGCGGCGCCGACCGCCGCGGAGCGCGACAAGGCGCAGCAGCCGCCGGTGGCGGAATTCAAGGAATTCGCGGAGCTGGGATTCGTCGGGATGACCATCCCCGAAGCTTATGGCGGGCAGAAGCTCGACGATGTCTCGGAGGCCATCGTGGTCGAGGAGCTGTCGCGCGTCGACCCGTCGCTGGGAGTCATGGTTGCGGTGCACGTGGGTCTCTGCTCGCTGACTATCGTGCTGCACGGTAGCGAGGCGCAGAAGGAGAAATATCTCCCGCAACTCGCAAGCGGGGAGACGCTGGGCGCCTACTCGCTGAGCGAGGCGGGGTCGGGAACCGACGCCGCCGCGATGAGCGCCAGGGCAACTGATGACGGCGACTGCTACGTGCTGAACGGCGAGAAAATGTGGGTCACCAATGGCTCCTGCGCCGATGTCTTTGTGCTGTTCGCAAAGGTGGTTGGCCATCCCGATTACGGCAAGAAGAAGCACGGCGGCGTCACCGCCTTCATCATCGAAAAAGACTTCGACGGTTTCGCGGTCGGCAAGAAGGAGAACAAGCTGGGCATCCGCTCCAGCGACACCACCACGCTGCTGCTTGACAACTGCCGTGTCCCGAAGGAGAACGTGCTGGGCGAGGTCGGCAAGGGCTTCGCGATTGCGATGAACGCGCTCGACAACTCGCGTATCGGTATTGCCGCGCAGGCACTGGGGATTGCCCAGGGCGCCTACGAAGCGGCACTGAAGTATGCACTGGAACGCGAGACCTTCGGAAAGCCGATTGCACAGCACCAGACCATCGGCAACTACCTGGCCGAAATGGCGACGCGCACTGAAGCGGCGCGGCTGCTGGTCTACCGCGCCGCGTGGGCCAAGCAGCAGCACTACGAGCAGGGCGCGCCGCGCCACACGCTCGAGGCGAGCATGGCCAAGCTGACCGCCGGCGATACCGCGATGTGGGTCGCCGACCACGCCGTGCAGGTGCTGGGCGGCTACGGCTACACGACCGACTTCCCGGTCGAGCGCTTTTTTCGCGACGCCAAGATTACCCAGATTTACGAAGGAACGCAGGAAATCCAGCGTGTTGTTATCGCGCGCGCACTGGCGCGCTAG
- a CDS encoding nascent polypeptide-associated complex protein gives MMPGMGRMNPRMMKKLQKQLKQSTEEIDATEVIIRTPEKELYFDAPSVTAMDMMGQKSFQVVGEPQERPLGSGTAADAGDAAAQIPAEDVALVAAQAGVSEEAALEALRECNGEPAEAIIRLMEG, from the coding sequence ATGATGCCCGGCATGGGTCGCATGAACCCGCGCATGATGAAGAAGCTGCAGAAGCAGCTGAAGCAATCGACCGAGGAAATCGACGCGACCGAAGTCATCATCCGCACGCCGGAGAAGGAACTCTACTTTGACGCGCCGAGCGTGACAGCGATGGACATGATGGGGCAGAAATCTTTTCAGGTCGTCGGCGAGCCGCAGGAGCGGCCGCTCGGCAGCGGCACTGCGGCGGACGCGGGCGACGCGGCGGCGCAAATCCCGGCCGAGGACGTGGCGCTGGTCGCCGCGCAGGCCGGCGTCTCCGAGGAGGCGGCGCTCGAGGCGCTGCGCGAATGCAACGGCGAGCCGGCCGAGGCGATTATCCGGCTGATGGAGGGCTGA